In the Opitutaceae bacterium genome, one interval contains:
- the hisS gene encoding histidine--tRNA ligase — protein sequence MSGLQTLPGFREIYPEDCARLHFVFRIWRQVAVSFGFQAYEAPVLEPLDLFRAKSGAEIEQQLFSFVDKGGREVALRPEMTPALARMVGQKAQSLRRPVKWFNIGEHFRYERQQKGRLRSFFQFNADIFGEAGPGAEIELIALLIRSLTVFGLSEEDFRIRLSDRDLWWHYLSAQGLGETEIGTLLGIIDKMEREDRAATATKIRNALGLRSDGLLERIEALAAVRTLDALTEVLGKGAADENTEVGKRLADWRMLLEGLEAMGLSAFVTIDLSVVRGLAYYTGFVFEAFDQKGRFRAIAGGGRYNHLAKKLGGPDLPAAGFAIGDVVLLDLLADRGLSPSLVAGPEIYVVTGGDAERRCALGDIQNLRAAGISVEYALRTIGFGKQFRLAGQSGARFCFIYGEDEVARGVVKVRNLGDGTEQDLPREHLVEAFRGLSG from the coding sequence ATGTCCGGATTGCAGACACTTCCAGGTTTTCGGGAAATCTATCCCGAAGACTGCGCGCGCCTCCATTTTGTCTTCCGCATCTGGCGGCAGGTTGCGGTCTCGTTCGGATTCCAAGCCTATGAGGCGCCTGTCCTCGAGCCCCTGGATCTGTTCCGGGCCAAGTCGGGAGCGGAGATCGAACAGCAGCTCTTCTCCTTTGTCGACAAGGGGGGGCGCGAGGTCGCCCTTCGGCCGGAGATGACGCCGGCACTGGCCCGGATGGTCGGTCAGAAGGCGCAGAGCCTGCGTCGGCCGGTCAAGTGGTTCAATATCGGCGAACACTTCCGGTATGAGCGGCAGCAGAAGGGAAGACTTCGGTCGTTCTTCCAGTTCAACGCCGATATCTTCGGTGAGGCGGGACCCGGTGCGGAGATCGAATTGATCGCTCTGCTCATCCGTTCCCTGACTGTTTTTGGTCTTTCTGAGGAGGATTTCCGGATCCGGTTGAGTGATCGTGATCTCTGGTGGCACTACCTGTCGGCTCAGGGCCTCGGGGAGACGGAGATCGGGACCTTGCTCGGAATCATCGACAAGATGGAGCGCGAGGATCGCGCGGCGACCGCGACCAAGATCCGCAACGCCTTGGGCCTGCGCTCAGACGGACTCCTGGAGCGAATCGAAGCCCTGGCCGCGGTCCGGACGCTGGATGCACTCACAGAGGTCCTGGGGAAGGGGGCGGCTGACGAGAACACGGAAGTGGGCAAGCGCCTTGCGGACTGGCGGATGCTGCTCGAAGGCCTCGAGGCGATGGGTCTGTCGGCATTTGTCACGATCGATCTGAGTGTGGTCCGGGGATTGGCCTACTACACCGGGTTTGTGTTTGAAGCCTTTGACCAGAAGGGACGTTTCCGGGCCATCGCGGGCGGGGGACGCTACAATCACCTCGCGAAGAAGCTGGGCGGGCCGGATCTGCCCGCCGCGGGTTTTGCCATCGGCGATGTCGTCCTTCTGGATCTGCTGGCCGATCGGGGATTGAGCCCCTCCCTGGTTGCCGGACCGGAAATCTACGTGGTCACGGGAGGCGACGCGGAGCGGCGATGCGCGCTCGGGGATATTCAAAACCTTCGGGCGGCTGGAATCTCCGTGGAATACGCCCTTCGGACGATCGGATTCGGCAAGCAGTTCCGGCTGGCGGGGCAATCGGGCGCCCGATTCTGCTTCATTTATGGTGAGGACGAGGTGGCGCGGGGGGTGGTCAAGGTCCGGAATCTCGGTGATGGAACCGAGCAGGACCTCCCGCGTGAGCATCTGGTCGAGGCGTTTCGGGGACTGAGCGGCTGA
- a CDS encoding HU family DNA-binding protein: protein MPSNLTKREIVLEIYGKTGFPQKEVQQTVQMALDIILNALSAGRNVELRNFGVLEVQVRKSRIGRNPNRPETDVIIPTRAVVKFKAGKILKARLKRLDLDDLSKKTPDLSEED from the coding sequence ATGCCCAGTAATTTGACCAAGCGGGAGATCGTATTGGAGATCTACGGCAAGACTGGATTTCCCCAGAAGGAAGTGCAGCAGACGGTACAGATGGCGTTGGATATTATTCTCAACGCACTCTCGGCAGGTCGGAACGTGGAATTGAGGAACTTCGGTGTTCTTGAAGTACAGGTCCGCAAGTCGCGGATCGGTCGCAATCCCAACCGTCCGGAGACTGATGTGATCATCCCGACCCGGGCTGTCGTCAAGTTCAAGGCCGGAAAGATCCTCAAGGCCCGTCTGAAGCGCCTCGATCTCGACGACCTTTCGAAAAAGACGCCTGATTTGTCCGAGGAGGATTGA
- a CDS encoding AAA family ATPase: protein MSDKDDTRNPMEEFQKQVEDLFKKGNFNSLFSQSPPERPGSTPPKPPPTPEEQPGDNRGEILEKIRSFNLKPREIRDYLNRFVIRQDEAKKVISVAICDHFNHVRLCLEQPELREMEHAKQNILLLGPTGVGKTYLLRCIARLIGVPFVKADATKFSETGYVGGDVDDLVRDLVKAANGDVELAQYGIVYIDEIDKIAGQISAGGRDVSGRGVQINLLKLLEETDVNLHSQTDILGQMQAVLEMQRGGKSRPRTLNTRHILFIVSGAFDKLGEQVSKRLKNSQVGFAASKKTDPVLDEEPLSRVETTDFIDYGFEPEFIGRLPVRVACHHLGADDLEDILLQSEGSVLKQYQTEFAGYGVTFSLKPDAVKAIAGMAHQQKTGARGLMTVLEQVFRDFKFELPSTSIREFEVSRDTIEHPGDHLKAMLKENEVAQRELLAGEVRVFADRFAEDAFCILRAEAPARMRSRLMVAESLATDTTSIRALRSEIPRFPLRSSASLPETPARRLHHLLQGRRESQGTVLAGSPTVSRDSKPTPEDEPVPDPIADVDVATALCRGAQSWSTRRRPPSAVRAGTDSGVEATLDPAESLLLLRFSFDHLRQHNRHA from the coding sequence ATGAGCGATAAAGACGACACCCGGAATCCCATGGAGGAGTTCCAGAAGCAGGTCGAGGATCTTTTCAAGAAAGGCAACTTCAACTCCCTTTTCTCCCAGTCTCCCCCGGAAAGACCCGGATCCACGCCACCGAAACCACCACCGACGCCCGAGGAACAGCCCGGGGACAACCGCGGCGAAATCCTTGAAAAGATCCGGAGTTTCAACCTCAAACCCCGTGAAATCCGCGACTATCTCAACCGCTTCGTCATCCGCCAGGACGAGGCGAAAAAGGTCATTTCTGTCGCCATCTGCGACCACTTCAATCACGTCCGCCTTTGCCTCGAGCAGCCCGAGCTGCGGGAGATGGAGCACGCAAAACAGAACATCCTCCTCCTCGGACCGACCGGCGTGGGCAAAACCTACCTCCTGCGCTGCATTGCCAGGTTGATCGGCGTCCCCTTCGTCAAGGCCGACGCGACCAAGTTCTCCGAAACCGGCTACGTGGGCGGTGACGTGGACGATCTCGTCCGGGATCTGGTCAAGGCAGCCAATGGCGACGTGGAACTGGCCCAATACGGAATCGTCTACATCGATGAAATCGACAAGATCGCCGGTCAGATCTCCGCCGGCGGACGCGATGTCTCCGGACGCGGCGTCCAGATCAACCTGCTCAAGCTCCTCGAGGAAACCGATGTCAACCTCCACAGTCAGACCGACATTCTCGGCCAGATGCAGGCCGTCCTTGAAATGCAGCGCGGCGGCAAATCGCGCCCGCGCACCCTGAACACCCGCCATATCCTCTTCATCGTGAGCGGAGCATTCGACAAACTCGGCGAACAGGTAAGCAAACGCCTGAAGAATTCCCAGGTCGGTTTCGCCGCATCGAAGAAGACCGATCCGGTCCTCGACGAGGAGCCGCTCTCAAGAGTCGAGACCACCGACTTTATCGATTACGGTTTTGAACCCGAATTCATCGGACGCCTCCCCGTCCGGGTGGCCTGCCACCACCTCGGCGCCGATGACCTCGAGGATATCCTGCTCCAATCGGAGGGCAGCGTGCTCAAACAGTACCAGACCGAATTCGCCGGCTACGGGGTCACCTTTTCCCTGAAGCCGGATGCGGTCAAAGCCATCGCGGGAATGGCTCATCAGCAGAAAACCGGAGCCCGCGGTCTCATGACCGTCCTGGAGCAGGTTTTTCGCGATTTCAAATTCGAGCTGCCTTCAACCTCAATCCGGGAATTCGAGGTGAGCCGGGATACCATCGAGCACCCCGGCGACCACCTCAAAGCCATGCTCAAGGAAAACGAAGTGGCCCAACGCGAGCTTCTGGCCGGGGAGGTCCGGGTCTTCGCCGATCGCTTCGCTGAAGATGCTTTCTGCATACTTCGAGCTGAAGCTCCGGCGCGGATGCGATCGAGGCTCATGGTCGCCGAGAGTCTCGCCACCGACACGACCAGCATTCGCGCCTTGCGATCGGAAATTCCGCGATTTCCACTACGGTCTTCAGCCTCGCTTCCAGAAACACCGGCAAGACGACTTCACCATCTCCTGCAAGGTCGCCGAGAATCCCAGGGAACTGTCCTGGCTGGGTCTCCGACAGTTTCAAGGGACTCGAAACCGACTCCTGAGGATGAACCAGTGCCTGACCCGATCGCCGATGTTGATGTAGCCACCGCGCTGTGTCGCGGTGCCCAATCGTGGTCAACACGCCGACGTCCGCCTTCGGCTGTCCGCGCCGGGACAGACAGCGGCGTGGAGGCGACTCTTGATCCTGCCGAATCCCTCTTGTTATTGCGGTTCAGCTTTGACCACCTCCGGCAGCACAACCGCCATGCCTGA
- the ubiE gene encoding bifunctional demethylmenaquinone methyltransferase/2-methoxy-6-polyprenyl-1,4-benzoquinol methylase UbiE has product MPDPIAVNSMFGRIAPRYDLANRVLSLGIDRWWRRRLVRGVTRCSPLIVVDLATGSGDVAFALARALPREARVLGLDFCQPMLDMANRKKPVTSTVASVEFGIGDGLNLPLDDDSVDALTLSFGLRNMADRGRALREIRRVLRPGTGTLHLLEFTQPQAWFRPFYRFYLIHILPTLAGWLTGDASAYDYLGDSIGTFPDRHRMAGEIREAGFSEVDHRIMTFGIVALHVARA; this is encoded by the coding sequence ATGCCTGACCCGATCGCCGTCAACTCGATGTTCGGCCGCATAGCGCCGCGCTATGACCTGGCCAACCGCGTCCTCAGTCTCGGAATCGACCGCTGGTGGCGCCGTCGACTGGTCCGCGGTGTCACCAGGTGCTCGCCCCTCATCGTCGTGGATCTGGCCACCGGCAGTGGCGACGTCGCCTTTGCCCTCGCCCGGGCGCTGCCGCGCGAGGCCAGGGTTCTTGGACTTGATTTCTGCCAGCCGATGCTCGACATGGCCAATCGGAAGAAGCCCGTGACTTCCACCGTCGCCTCGGTCGAATTCGGGATTGGAGATGGGCTCAACCTGCCACTGGACGATGATTCCGTCGATGCACTGACCCTTTCCTTCGGTTTGAGAAACATGGCAGATCGAGGACGCGCCCTCCGGGAAATCCGCCGCGTCCTCAGACCCGGCACCGGAACCCTCCACCTGCTCGAATTCACCCAACCCCAGGCCTGGTTCAGGCCCTTCTACCGTTTCTACCTCATTCACATCCTTCCCACCCTCGCCGGGTGGCTGACCGGTGATGCCTCCGCCTACGATTACCTCGGTGACAGCATCGGAACCTTTCCCGACCGGCATCGGATGGCCGGAGAGATCCGCGAAGCCGGATTCTCCGAAGTCGACCACCGGATCATGACCTTCGGCATCGTCGCCCTCCACGTGGCGAGGGCATGA
- the serA gene encoding phosphoglycerate dehydrogenase has product MMKILVADKISPSGIDCLRHQPGVEVVEAYQSSHEVLLGLVADVDGIIVRSDTQIDRSVIDAAPRLRAVGRAGVGVDNIDVEAATERGVVVMNTPSGNTVATAELTFTHMLCGARPLPQAVASMREGKWARKGFTGTELYRKTLGVIGFGRIGSEVARRAQAFGMRVVAHDPFLAPSRAKAMQIDCLSLDALLAVADYITVHMPLTDGTRHLIDEGAFAKMKDGVRIFNCARGGIIKESALLEAVKSGKVAAAGLDVYEDEPLPADSEMRHHPQILLTPHLGASTTEAQESVGVEIAEAMTEALGGGVIRNAVNMPSIDADTLRVLRPYLDLGASLGTFVQQIAPKQIDKLAVSYWGKVVDMDANSVTRSILKGFLRKISGDGVNFVNAPILMERLGIEVDVTKSNLESDYTELVQVDAHASDGSVCSVAGTLIGKANIPRAVSINGREVETNLGGIHLVLENSDEPGIIGQVGTEIGRDRTNIAAMSLSRNELGGVAMTVVSLDSELSAEAMKAIQATPGVHRALLVHA; this is encoded by the coding sequence ATGATGAAAATCCTGGTCGCGGACAAGATATCACCTTCCGGCATCGACTGCCTTCGACACCAGCCCGGAGTCGAAGTGGTGGAGGCCTATCAATCGTCCCACGAGGTGTTGCTGGGACTCGTTGCCGACGTGGACGGAATCATTGTCCGAAGTGATACCCAGATTGACCGGAGCGTCATCGACGCCGCGCCGCGCCTGCGGGCCGTTGGTCGGGCCGGGGTCGGCGTGGACAATATCGATGTGGAGGCGGCGACCGAGCGGGGCGTTGTCGTAATGAACACCCCGAGCGGAAACACGGTCGCCACGGCGGAACTGACCTTCACCCACATGCTCTGCGGTGCCCGTCCCCTGCCGCAGGCGGTCGCGAGCATGCGGGAAGGGAAGTGGGCGCGAAAGGGGTTTACCGGGACGGAACTTTACCGGAAGACCCTCGGGGTCATCGGGTTTGGCCGCATCGGCAGCGAAGTGGCCCGTCGGGCGCAGGCTTTCGGCATGCGCGTGGTGGCCCACGATCCTTTTCTGGCCCCGAGTCGGGCCAAGGCGATGCAGATTGACTGTCTCTCGTTGGACGCTCTCCTGGCGGTGGCGGACTATATCACAGTCCACATGCCATTGACCGATGGCACAAGGCATCTGATCGATGAGGGCGCTTTTGCCAAGATGAAGGACGGGGTGAGGATCTTTAATTGCGCCCGTGGTGGCATCATCAAGGAGTCTGCCCTACTCGAAGCGGTCAAATCGGGCAAGGTGGCGGCCGCGGGGCTCGATGTTTACGAGGACGAACCCCTGCCCGCCGACAGCGAGATGCGTCACCATCCGCAGATCCTGCTCACGCCGCATCTGGGTGCATCGACCACGGAGGCCCAGGAAAGTGTCGGGGTCGAGATCGCGGAGGCGATGACGGAGGCCCTCGGGGGCGGGGTCATCCGCAATGCGGTCAATATGCCGTCGATTGATGCGGACACCCTTCGGGTTCTGCGGCCCTATCTCGATCTCGGTGCGAGCCTGGGAACCTTTGTCCAGCAGATCGCGCCCAAGCAGATTGACAAGCTTGCGGTCAGTTATTGGGGGAAGGTGGTCGATATGGACGCCAATTCGGTGACGCGGAGTATCTTGAAGGGTTTTCTGCGGAAGATCAGCGGTGACGGCGTGAATTTCGTGAATGCGCCAATCCTGATGGAGCGCCTCGGGATCGAGGTGGATGTGACAAAGTCCAACCTGGAAAGTGATTATACGGAGCTTGTCCAAGTGGACGCCCACGCCTCCGACGGAAGTGTCTGCTCGGTGGCGGGCACTCTGATCGGCAAGGCGAATATCCCGCGGGCGGTCAGCATCAATGGACGTGAGGTGGAAACAAATCTCGGCGGGATTCACCTCGTCCTCGAGAACAGCGACGAACCCGGCATCATCGGACAGGTCGGCACCGAGATCGGCCGAGACCGGACGAACATCGCCGCGATGTCGCTCAGCCGGAATGAACTCGGTGGAGTGGCCATGACGGTGGTCAGTCTGGACTCGGAACTGAGTGCGGAAGCCATGAAAGCGATCCAGGCGACGCCGGGTGTGCATCGCGCGCTCCTCGTGCACGCCTGA